From a region of the Herpetosiphonaceae bacterium genome:
- a CDS encoding DUF2298 domain-containing protein, translated as MDYSQQPTTPLSALGSINRRKILITTLLLVAIVAIGAYFRTLNLSNWDGQTGQHPDERFMHYTVFGMEVPDDWRSYLTSTCPSPVPEPRNPQDKPEDWSPSLSSGCSTLNPRNFTWSRSYVYGTLPTTLTRVVAELTQRTGVGEILMVGRWLSVLSDLITLIATFFLGRTLYGRRVGLLAAALYAGAVMPIQQSHFFTVDNFAVCFGTLALLFATRLGQRGRWSDGILTGLFIGAAVASKINMAALVALVFVALAQLGLRVLRLPAEREDTASEWPPIVGRLARLCGLLAITGIVTFLAFRVFQPDAFTGPNLWNIRLEPRFAERLREARLTANGTIDLPSSHQWAGRTPWLFPWQNMVLWGMGAPLGLMAWGAWAAAGWQMLTRRRLAHLVPWIWIALYFGWQGQQFVTTLRYFLPLYAPLIVFAAWGLVRLYERATQIRRAHVYPLRLAALYRLAARVRRPAFALGLLAFVLGATWAWAWAYTRIYTRPYTRVTAAQWVERAAPNGATTSWEWWDDLLPFSGGSPYDQKTTYPYAEDDLAKYVGKFEGVGGIEGVPDDSIGLIEQLSRVDYVVLTSPRVYGSVVRVPQRFPATLRYYQALFDGSLGFELVADVHSFPSLFGLPISDLGAEEAFWVYDHPRVLIFRRTAEYSPDRARRLMTEGINWDEVYRGLRPMQVNDAPTALHLTEPAWNKLQAADTRYLFADRLGFAAGLLVWLVALEALGLAAIGLLWRLRLPLPDRGLSLARPVGLLLFASLPALLGAIQIVGVGRALLLGWLGLLLLGGGWLLARERQSIRAFVRARGAAFWLPQVLYAMTLLGGAVLLRLFSTPPSEAVARWSALARTPTLPPYDPFFAGGHDPLPYSARLPFALLDRLLGLYPVSALRYVVPTALALLLLGLWSALYNSFAPREAAPGERARRWQVQNSLGALLGALLALAPGIPIGGMARLSIWQALSDWNLELIGLGALVATTIALGVGLLRSQPTADRAVPRAIWLLLPPLALLRGQGVWIFAALLIVVAALAWAGMRGDLRRWALACATLLVGGAGVGHLFAWSLALPPMQPAELTIPPLLLLLGLAVPLALLLLRLTRVGRLLVDRGTLLVVAAFIGTWTLLVIALGWSVALLAVPLVMACTWLAVQAWLPGWGARRWRLGALLTTVATAGGLLIVGALMLAGRMPGDAAPLFLVATLLLVCCAGWTLPYLVRSFEQPARGARSVAQVLGAAIVLALVVGVVSGGLVAAQARGSENRPVSSPELAEAARWLASQSKGAPVVVAAPQSSAAGTSGLPLLLAEIDRERQIRDMVQPAVHGVIDGRQRAVNDLYSGGVERVRQVLRDYRVGYVLVGPQERAIFGESAGAALEVLAQNRALSLAYDRDGIRIYSAPPNDEPPQFVARAVAIAPPSTKTLLLAQPVDELPVVNEYGWNGLASRVQPLGVLLWLLLLEALGLLAFPLTALIFRRWHDRGWGIGKLIGLLVWGYAVWLPVNLGWWIFNWWSLVAGAAALALLSALALAYQRGGLSRVDGNPGRILPTRGALLRSELCFLLAFGVWTLVRAANPDVWHPYFGGEKPFEFGFLNAILRSPVLPPFDPFFSDGIVNYYYYGLFLVALPIKATGLDPAIGFNLAIATLFALTATAALALGRQLTGRWRYGLFAILLLLGVGPFASAVAVTESDGIEPVLKALSEGLEGFGGRVGDWFWGPSRIIPHTINEFPLFGFLFADLHPHLIALPITLLAMACAVELAQRRPRHDRKGSGALLGLSALVIGALAIANSWDAPTYALVIGGALVGRGWRGAGRGLNPYRLIQSAQAVGLALGVTVLGLALYAPFFLHYRAMVGGIGRVERGDRIVEYGLLYAPMLFVIVTLLGGLAWLTAYRAQSASRVAARGAAVTLPLLLGALLLSGWALQNQPAVAGGWPLRIVLALLAITGLTLALVARLRDREWLPLWLITVGLLVALGIQFIFIRDHLAGGDAQRMNTVFKFGEQIWTLWAIGAATALPLIVRLFRRYEIVLGVWLGMLIALLLPGLLYPFVGIPSRLSTRFNADDGLTLDGLAFMERARYTVDTTDIDLRWDGEAIEWIKQHIAGTPVFATSDAEFYRTYGMRIAANTGVPTVLGRLHQDEQRPGAQVHERGEDVHTLFSTTDLPTAQRILAKYHVDYVYVGPIERLLYSESGAAKWEQMQGSALDLVYRNQGVQIYRVKPETLADVPVETPPVPVPDTFDDPALRALEAQVASNPGDSGLAFGLGQRYIQANRPDDAARVLFDAAQSNPNDVPLHHLLGDVQAQLGRADEAIAAWQHAAEVQRTPQNLNKLAQGLIQFARWQEAEGVLNEALALDASFADAHFYLGELYRSRSADGDRQRAVEAYQRYLAAAPADGPWRSQAEAYIAQLGE; from the coding sequence GCGGCGCTCTACGCGGGCGCGGTCATGCCGATCCAGCAATCGCACTTCTTCACCGTCGATAACTTCGCGGTCTGCTTCGGCACGCTGGCGCTGCTCTTCGCCACACGCCTGGGCCAGCGCGGTCGCTGGTCCGACGGCATCCTGACCGGCCTGTTCATCGGCGCGGCGGTCGCCAGCAAGATCAACATGGCGGCGCTGGTAGCGCTGGTCTTTGTGGCGCTGGCGCAGCTTGGCCTGCGCGTGCTGCGGCTGCCTGCCGAGCGGGAAGATACGGCCTCGGAGTGGCCGCCGATCGTCGGGCGGCTGGCGCGACTGTGCGGGCTGCTGGCGATCACCGGCATTGTGACATTTCTGGCCTTCCGCGTCTTCCAGCCGGATGCGTTCACCGGGCCGAATCTGTGGAATATTCGGCTGGAGCCGCGCTTTGCCGAGCGGCTGCGCGAGGCGCGGCTGACGGCGAATGGCACGATCGATCTGCCGTCGAGCCACCAGTGGGCCGGACGCACGCCCTGGCTCTTTCCGTGGCAAAACATGGTGCTGTGGGGCATGGGCGCTCCGCTCGGTCTGATGGCCTGGGGCGCGTGGGCGGCGGCGGGCTGGCAGATGCTCACCCGGCGTCGGCTGGCGCATCTGGTGCCGTGGATCTGGATCGCGCTCTACTTCGGCTGGCAGGGCCAGCAGTTCGTCACCACGCTGCGCTACTTCCTGCCGCTCTACGCGCCGCTGATCGTCTTTGCCGCGTGGGGCCTGGTGCGGCTCTATGAGCGCGCCACGCAGATCCGCCGCGCGCATGTCTACCCGCTGCGCCTGGCGGCGCTCTATCGCCTCGCGGCGCGCGTGCGGCGTCCGGCCTTTGCGCTTGGCCTGCTGGCGTTCGTGCTCGGCGCGACCTGGGCCTGGGCCTGGGCGTACACGCGGATCTACACCCGTCCATACACGCGGGTGACGGCGGCGCAGTGGGTGGAGCGCGCCGCGCCCAACGGTGCCACGACAAGCTGGGAGTGGTGGGACGATCTTCTGCCCTTCTCCGGCGGCAGCCCCTACGATCAAAAGACGACCTATCCCTACGCCGAGGACGATCTGGCGAAGTACGTCGGCAAGTTTGAGGGCGTCGGAGGAATCGAGGGCGTGCCCGACGATTCGATCGGACTGATCGAGCAGCTATCGCGCGTCGATTACGTCGTGCTGACCTCGCCGCGCGTGTACGGCTCGGTGGTGCGCGTGCCGCAGCGCTTCCCGGCGACGCTGCGCTACTATCAGGCGCTCTTCGACGGCTCGCTCGGCTTCGAGCTGGTGGCCGATGTACATTCGTTTCCATCGCTCTTTGGCCTGCCGATCTCCGACCTGGGCGCGGAAGAGGCGTTCTGGGTCTACGATCATCCGCGCGTGCTGATCTTCCGCCGCACCGCCGAGTACTCGCCGGATCGCGCCCGCCGCCTGATGACCGAGGGCATCAACTGGGACGAGGTGTATCGCGGGCTGCGGCCTATGCAGGTCAACGACGCGCCGACGGCGCTGCATCTCACCGAACCCGCCTGGAACAAGCTTCAGGCCGCCGATACGCGCTATCTCTTCGCCGATCGCTTGGGCTTCGCGGCGGGGCTGCTCGTCTGGCTAGTGGCGCTCGAAGCGCTGGGCCTGGCGGCGATCGGACTTCTGTGGCGGCTGCGGCTGCCGCTGCCGGATCGTGGCCTGAGCCTGGCGCGTCCGGTCGGGTTGCTGCTGTTTGCCAGCCTGCCCGCGCTGCTCGGCGCGATTCAGATCGTCGGGGTGGGCCGCGCCCTGCTGCTGGGCTGGCTTGGCCTGCTGCTGCTCGGCGGTGGGTGGCTGCTGGCCCGTGAGCGCCAGTCGATCCGCGCCTTTGTCCGGGCGCGGGGCGCGGCATTCTGGCTGCCGCAGGTGCTTTATGCCATGACGCTGCTCGGCGGCGCGGTGCTGCTGCGACTCTTCTCGACGCCGCCATCCGAGGCTGTCGCGCGCTGGTCCGCGCTGGCCCGCACGCCCACGCTGCCGCCGTACGATCCGTTCTTCGCCGGAGGCCATGATCCGCTGCCCTACAGCGCGCGTCTGCCGTTCGCGCTGCTCGACCGGCTGCTCGGTCTGTATCCCGTCAGCGCGCTGCGCTACGTGGTGCCGACCGCGCTGGCGCTGTTGCTGCTGGGCCTGTGGAGCGCGCTGTACAACAGCTTCGCGCCGCGTGAGGCTGCGCCTGGCGAGCGTGCTCGACGCTGGCAGGTGCAGAATAGCCTCGGCGCACTGCTTGGCGCGCTGCTGGCGCTGGCTCCCGGCATTCCGATCGGTGGCATGGCGCGATTAAGCATCTGGCAGGCGTTGAGCGATTGGAACCTTGAGCTGATCGGGCTTGGGGCGCTGGTAGCGACGACGATCGCGCTGGGCGTTGGGCTGCTGCGATCGCAGCCTACGGCAGATCGGGCCGTGCCGCGCGCAATCTGGCTGCTGCTGCCGCCGCTGGCACTGCTGCGCGGCCAGGGCGTCTGGATCTTCGCGGCGCTGCTGATCGTCGTGGCGGCGCTGGCCTGGGCCGGGATGCGCGGCGATCTGCGGCGCTGGGCGCTGGCCTGTGCGACGCTGCTGGTCGGCGGGGCTGGCGTGGGCCATCTGTTCGCGTGGAGCCTGGCGCTGCCGCCGATGCAACCCGCCGAGCTTACGATCCCGCCGCTGCTGCTGCTGCTGGGCCTGGCTGTGCCGCTGGCGCTGCTGCTGCTGCGGCTCACGCGCGTCGGCAGGCTGCTGGTCGATCGCGGCACGCTGCTGGTGGTGGCCGCGTTTATCGGCACCTGGACGCTGCTCGTGATCGCGCTCGGCTGGTCGGTGGCGCTGCTGGCCGTGCCGCTGGTGATGGCCTGCACCTGGCTGGCGGTCCAGGCATGGCTGCCCGGATGGGGCGCGCGGCGCTGGAGACTCGGCGCGCTGCTGACGACCGTCGCGACCGCAGGCGGGCTGCTGATTGTCGGGGCGCTGATGCTGGCGGGACGAATGCCCGGCGATGCGGCTCCGCTGTTCCTCGTGGCGACGCTGCTGCTGGTCTGCTGCGCTGGCTGGACGCTGCCGTATCTCGTACGCAGCTTCGAGCAGCCCGCGCGAGGAGCGCGCTCGGTCGCGCAGGTGCTCGGCGCGGCGATCGTGCTGGCGCTGGTCGTCGGCGTAGTGAGTGGCGGGCTGGTGGCGGCTCAGGCGCGCGGGTCCGAAAACAGGCCAGTCTCATCGCCTGAGCTGGCCGAGGCGGCGCGCTGGCTGGCAAGCCAGAGCAAGGGAGCGCCCGTTGTCGTCGCCGCCCCCCAGTCGAGCGCGGCAGGCACGAGCGGGCTGCCGCTGCTGCTGGCGGAGATCGACCGGGAGCGGCAGATCCGCGACATGGTGCAACCGGCGGTCCACGGCGTGATCGACGGACGCCAGCGCGCGGTCAACGATCTCTACAGCGGCGGCGTCGAGCGCGTGCGGCAAGTGCTGCGCGACTATCGCGTCGGCTATGTGCTGGTAGGGCCGCAGGAGCGCGCGATATTTGGCGAGAGCGCGGGCGCGGCGCTTGAGGTTCTGGCGCAGAACAGGGCGCTCAGCCTGGCCTACGATCGCGACGGCATTCGGATCTACAGCGCGCCGCCGAACGACGAGCCGCCGCAGTTTGTGGCGCGGGCAGTGGCGATCGCACCGCCATCGACCAAAACGCTGCTGTTGGCGCAGCCGGTCGATGAGCTGCCCGTGGTCAACGAGTACGGCTGGAACGGGCTAGCCAGCCGCGTACAGCCGCTCGGCGTGCTGCTGTGGCTGCTGCTGCTTGAGGCGCTTGGGCTGCTGGCGTTTCCGCTGACGGCGCTGATCTTCCGCCGCTGGCACGACCGCGGCTGGGGCATCGGCAAGCTGATCGGGCTGCTCGTCTGGGGCTACGCGGTCTGGCTGCCGGTCAACCTCGGCTGGTGGATCTTCAACTGGTGGTCGCTGGTGGCGGGCGCGGCGGCGCTGGCGCTGCTCTCGGCGCTGGCGCTCGCCTACCAGCGCGGCGGCCTGTCTCGCGTCGACGGCAACCCTGGGCGAATCTTGCCCACGCGCGGCGCGCTGCTGCGCTCCGAGCTATGCTTCCTGCTCGCGTTCGGCGTGTGGACGCTGGTGCGCGCGGCCAATCCCGACGTGTGGCATCCCTACTTCGGCGGCGAGAAGCCGTTTGAGTTCGGCTTCTTGAACGCGATCCTGCGCTCGCCGGTGCTGCCGCCCTTCGATCCGTTCTTCAGCGACGGCATCGTCAACTACTACTACTACGGCCTGTTCCTGGTCGCGCTGCCGATCAAAGCGACCGGCCTCGACCCGGCGATCGGCTTCAACCTGGCGATTGCGACGCTGTTCGCGCTGACCGCTACGGCGGCGCTGGCGCTCGGACGGCAGCTTACGGGACGCTGGCGCTACGGCCTGTTTGCGATCCTGCTGCTGCTCGGCGTCGGGCCGTTTGCCAGCGCGGTCGCCGTCACCGAGTCGGACGGCATCGAGCCGGTGCTGAAAGCGCTGAGCGAGGGGCTAGAGGGCTTTGGCGGGCGGGTCGGCGACTGGTTCTGGGGGCCGAGCCGCATTATTCCGCACACGATCAACGAGTTTCCGCTGTTCGGCTTCCTCTTCGCCGATCTGCATCCGCATCTGATTGCGCTGCCGATCACGCTGCTGGCGATGGCCTGCGCGGTCGAGCTGGCGCAGCGCCGACCACGCCACGATCGAAAAGGATCGGGGGCGCTGCTGGGCTTGAGCGCGCTGGTGATCGGCGCGCTGGCGATTGCGAACTCGTGGGACGCGCCGACCTACGCGCTGGTGATCGGCGGGGCGCTGGTGGGGCGTGGCTGGCGCGGCGCGGGCCGTGGCCTGAATCCGTACCGTCTGATCCAGAGCGCGCAGGCGGTAGGGCTGGCGCTGGGCGTGACGGTGCTGGGTCTGGCGCTGTACGCGCCGTTCTTCCTGCACTACCGCGCGATGGTCGGCGGGATCGGGCGGGTCGAGCGCGGCGATCGGATCGTGGAGTATGGGCTGCTGTACGCTCCGATGCTCTTTGTGATCGTCACGCTGCTGGGTGGCCTGGCCTGGCTGACGGCGTATCGCGCCCAAAGCGCCTCGCGTGTTGCGGCGCGCGGCGCGGCGGTAACGCTGCCGCTGCTGCTCGGCGCGCTGCTGCTGAGCGGCTGGGCGCTTCAGAATCAGCCTGCGGTCGCCGGTGGCTGGCCGCTGCGGATCGTGCTGGCGCTGCTGGCGATCACCGGCCTGACGCTGGCGCTGGTCGCTCGGCTGCGCGATCGAGAGTGGCTCCCGCTCTGGCTGATCACGGTCGGGCTGCTGGTGGCGCTCGGTATTCAGTTCATCTTTATCCGCGATCACCTGGCGGGCGGCGACGCGCAGCGCATGAACACCGTCTTCAAGTTCGGGGAGCAGATCTGGACGCTGTGGGCGATCGGCGCGGCGACGGCGCTGCCGCTGATCGTCAGGCTCTTCCGCCGCTACGAGATCGTGCTGGGCGTGTGGCTTGGGATGCTGATCGCGCTGCTGCTGCCGGGCCTGCTCTATCCTTTCGTCGGGATTCCCAGCCGTCTCAGCACGCGCTTCAACGCCGACGACGGCCTGACGCTCGATGGGCTGGCCTTCATGGAGCGCGCGCGCTATACCGTCGACACAACCGACATCGATCTGCGCTGGGACGGCGAGGCGATCGAGTGGATCAAGCAGCATATCGCGGGAACGCCCGTGTTCGCCACCTCCGATGCCGAGTTTTACCGGACCTACGGCATGCGCATCGCGGCCAATACCGGCGTGCCCACGGTGCTGGGTCGCCTGCACCAGGACGAGCAGCGGCCCGGCGCGCAGGTTCACGAGCGCGGCGAGGATGTGCATACGCTCTTCTCGACCACCGACCTGCCGACGGCGCAGCGGATTCTGGCAAAATACCACGTCGATTATGTCTATGTCGGGCCGATCGAGCGGCTGCTGTACTCGGAGTCCGGCGCGGCCAAGTGGGAGCAGATGCAGGGATCGGCGCTCGATCTGGTCTATCGCAACCAGGGCGTGCAGATCTACCGCGTCAAGCCGGAGACACTGGCCGATGTACCGGTCGAGACGCCGCCCGTGCCTGTTCCCGATACCTTCGATGATCCGGCGCTGCGCGCGCTTGAGGCGCAGGTCGCCAGCAATCCCGGCGATAGCGGGCTGGCCTTCGGCCTGGGCCAGCGCTACATCCAGGCCAATCGCCCGGACGACGCGGCGCGGGTGCTCTTCGATGCGGCGCAGAGCAACCCCAACGACGTGCCGCTGCATCACCTGCTGGGCGATGTGCAGGCGCAGCTTGGTCGCGCTGACGAGGCGATTGCCGCGTGGCAGCACGCCGCAGAGGTGCAGCGCACGCCGCAAAATCTGAACAAGCTGGCTCAGGGCTTGATCCAGTTTGCGCGCTGGCAGGAGGCCGAGGGCGTGCTGAATGAGGCGCTGGCGCTCGACGCCTCGTTTGCCGACGCGCACTTCTACCTGGGCGAGCTCTACCGCAGCCGCAGCGCCGACGGCGATCGACAGCGCGCGGTCGAGGCGTACCAGCGCTATCTTGCCGCCGCACCCGCCGATGGACCCTGGCGCAGCCAGGCAGAGGCGTATATCGCGCAGTTGGGAGAGTAA